In Helianthus annuus cultivar XRQ/B chromosome 8, HanXRQr2.0-SUNRISE, whole genome shotgun sequence, a single genomic region encodes these proteins:
- the LOC110910089 gene encoding uncharacterized protein LOC110910089, with product MSLNQLSPIAQAELETGTTTRPPKLKGAEDFSTWKTRIQSFFEYTDYNLWLSVTAGPHVPTVVRGDSVVPNNDATTFTDEDKALIQRDRRAHAALTMALSTNDCNMFEEHRTANALWNALIEYYEGNEELIESKRDMVQKQYDMFCGVRGESLSDHISRFLNMMTKMKKAGNPVTNRAAIKKLLDSLPKEWSLQCMMIKKEFLNNPNPVTLSDLINTLRAFEMDVNKREMNTAGYQPKATQPSAGLKNVAFLASGGITPQASDLIYANASASASKAPQIVEKTITVDTQALKVSTENVALFNTFLSSYEALMSGELRKEMFTAEDMYQVDPDDMEEMDLKWQMAMITLRLKKFQDKTGKRLGLGKAGFDKSKLRCYNCKNLGHFKRDCPMLKEGNSEATPAAKQITAEENKSNASPSTPKALVVEDYDWSEEITEAKEQVNKALMAKISSESSAKHFEKQTTGIPTGNNDADQGLKGILPSVESGDKAEKDAEKGKDKVQATAMKADASKEKADKDLIPLSVKKMFAMMMETAEGQK from the exons atgtCGCTAAATCAACTAAGTCCAATCGCTCAAGCGGAACTTGAAACTGGAACCACAACTCGcccaccaaagttgaaaggagCGGAAGATTTTAGCACTTGGAAAACTCGCATTCAGtcgttcttcgagtacacggaTTACAATCTGTGGCTCTCCGTTACGGCCGGACCTCACGTTCCTACGGTAGTTAGAGGAGATTCGGTGGTTCCTAACAATGATGCTACCACCTTCACTGACGAAGACAAGGCCCTCATTCAACGTGATCGTCGTGCACACGCCGCTCTAACCATGGCTTTATCAACAAACGactgcaacatgtttgaagaacaccgaactgctaatgcactctggaatgcattgATCGAGTACTATGAGGGAAATGAAGAACTGATCGAAAGCAAGAGAGATATGGTGCAAAAGCAATACGACATGTTTTGCGGAGTCCGTGGAGAGAGCCTGTCTGATCACATTAGCCGCTTCCTAAAcatgatgaccaaaatgaagaaaGCTGGAAATCCTGTAACCAATCGTGCTGCAATAAAGAAATTGCTTGACTCGCTCCCCAAGGAATGGAGCCTGCAGTgtatgatgatcaagaaggaaTTCCTCAACAATCCTAATCCTGTTACTCTGTCAGATCTGATCAACACTCTAAGGGCATTTGAAATGGACGTAAACAAGAGAGAGATGAACACTGCTGGATATCAACCTAAAGCAACTCAACCTTCAGCAGGACTGAAGAATGTAGCGTTTCTCGCTTCAGGGGGCATTACTCCACAAGCTTCTGATCTAATTTATGCAAATGCTTCCGCAAGCGCATCTAAAGCCCCAcaaattgttgagaaaacgatCACTGTCGATACTCAAGCACTGAAAGTTTCAACCGAGAATGTGGCACTCTTCAACACTTTCCTAAGCAGCTATGAAGCCCTAATGTCTGGGGAATTGAGGAAGGAGATGTTTACTGCcgaagacatgtatcaggttgatccagatgatatggaagaaatggatctgaaatggcaaatggccatgatcactCTGAGATTGAAGAAGTTTCAAGACAAGACAGGCAAGCGATTAGGTCTTGGAAAAGctggttttgataagtctaagcTGAGGTGCTACAACTGTAAGAATCTTGGACACTTCAAGCGTGACTGTCCGATGTTGAAAGAGGGAAACAGTGAAGCTACTCCTGCTGCTAAACAGATCACTGCCGAAGAGAACAAAAGCAACGCTTCTCCCAGCACGCCAAAGGCTTTGGTTGTTGAAGACTATGACTGGAGCGAAGAGATCACTGAAGCTAAGGAACAAGTCAACAAAGCACTGATGGCCAAAATCTCTAGTGAATCATCTGCAAAGCACTTTGAGAAGCAGACAACGGGAATCCCAACTGGAAACAATGATGCTGACCAGGGATTGAAAGGTATTCTGCCTTCAGTGGAGTCTGGTGATAAAGCTGAAAAAGATGCTGAGAAAGGAAAGGATAAAGTTCAAGCTACAGCCATGAAAGCAGATGCATCAAAAGAGAAGGCTgacaaagacttg ATTCCATTGAGTGTAAAGAAGATGTTTGCGATGATGATGGAGACTGCGGAGGGTCAAAAATAG